A window of the Parambassis ranga chromosome 17, fParRan2.1, whole genome shotgun sequence genome harbors these coding sequences:
- the fubp1 gene encoding far upstream element-binding protein 1 isoform X2, translating into MKPAILSRRGGDWRRAADMADYSSVAPPSSNAGGGMNDAFKDALQRARQIAAKIGGDGVAAPPSNEFGYGGQKRPLEDAGGYFPMPNLNIDQPETKKVATNDAFSAMGGMGGPPRSSSEEFKVPDGMVGFIIGRGGEQISRLQQESGCKIQIAPDSGGMPDRSVTLTGGPESIQTAKRLLTEIVEKGRPAPAFHHNDGPGMTVQEIMVPASKAGLVIGKGGETIKSLQERAGVKMVMIQDGPQNTGADKPLRISGEPFKVQQAKEMVMELIRDQGFREQRGEYGSRIGGGDALDVPVPRFAVGIVIGRNGEMIKKIQNDTGVRIQFKPDDGSTPDRIAQIMGPPDQAQHAAEIISDLLRSVQAGGPPGHGGGRGRGRGQGNWNMGPPGGLQEFTFTVPTMKTGLIIGKGGETIKGISQQSGARIELQRNPPPNADPNIKMFTVRGSPQQIDYARQLVEEKIGGPVTPMGGPHGPPGPHGGPGPHGPPGPPGPPGAPMGPYNPGPYNQGPPGPHGPPAPYQPQGWGNGYPHWQQGQPDPNKAAADANAAAWAAYYAQYSQQPQAPMTPTSGAPGTSQTNGQGDPQAAGQSGQADYTKAWEEYYKKMGQQSQQPQDYTKAWEEYYKKQGQAAPQAAAAPAASQPGGQPDYSAAWAEYYRQQAAYYGTANPQTMGAAPQAPQGLQGSSDGSD; encoded by the exons ATGAAACCCGCCATCTTGTCGCGCCGAGGAGGAGATTGGAGAAGAGCAGCAGATATGGCAGACTACAGCAGCGTGGCCCCTCCGTCCTCTAATGCCGGTGGCGGTATGAACGATGCTTTTAAAGACGCTCTACAACGAGCACGACAG ATCGCAGCGAAAATTGGCGGCGATGGCGTAGCGGCACCACCATCAAACGAGTTTGGTTATGGAGGCCAGAAAAGGCCCCTGGAGGACGCTGGTGGGTATTTTCCCATGCCTAACCTGAATATCG ACCAACCAGAGACAAAGAAAGTGGCTACAAATGATG CCTTTTCAGCAATGGGAGGAATGGGTGGACCTCCGAG GTCGTCATCGGAAGAATTTAAGGTTCCAGATGGGATGGTTGGATTCA TTATTGGAAGAGGAGGCGAACAGATATCACGTCTGCAGCAAGAGTCTGGCTGTAAAATACAGATTGCCCCTG ACAGTGGAGGCATGCCAGATAGGTCAGTGACATTAACAGGAGGCCCAGAATCAATTCA GACTGCAAAACGGTTACTAACAGAAATAGTTGAGAAGGGACGTCCAGCTCCAGCTTTTCATCACAACGATGGTCCAGGAATGACGGTTCAGGAGATCATGGTGCCTGCATCCAAAGCAGGCCTCGTCAtaggaaaaggaggagaaacCATCAAAAGCCTTCAG GAACGAGCTGGGGTGAAGATGGTCATGATCCAAGATGGACCCCAAAACACAGGTGCAGACAAGCCACTCCGTATTTCAGGAGAACCGTTTAAAGTTCAG CAAGCCAAAGAGATGGTGATGGAGCTGATCAGAGACCAGGGCTTCAGGGAGCAACGGGGCGAGTATGGTTCCAGGATCGGAGGAGGAGACGCCTTAGAT gTTCCTGTCCCACGATTTGCTGTAGGAATTGTTATTGGTAGGAACGGAGAAATGATCAAGAAAATACAGAATGACACAGGCGTTAGGATTCAATTCAAACCAG ATGATGGCAGCACACCAGACAGGATAGCACAGATCATGGGTCCCCCTGACCAGGCGCAACATGCGGCAGAAATCATTTCCGACTTGCTGAGGAGCGTCCAGGCTGGAGGACCCCCGGGgcatggaggtggaagaggacgTGGGCGTGGGCAGGGCAACTGGAACATGGGCCCTCCTGGTGGCCTGCAGGAGTTTACCTTCACAGTCCCAACCATGAAGACTGGCCTCATCATTGGAAAAG GCGGTGAGACAATCAAGGGCATCAGCCAGCAGTCTGGAGCCAGAATCGAACTACAACGGAATCCCCCACCCAATGCTGATCCCAACATCAAGATGTTTACTGTCAGAGGCTCCCCCCAACAGATCGACTACGCCAGGCAGCTGGTGGAGGAGAAAATTGGG GGACCAGTTACTCCGATGGGTGGCCCACATGGCCCTCCTGGTCCACACGGAGGACCAGGCCCTCATGGTCCTCCAGGACCACCTGGACCCCCTGGAGCTCCCATGGGTCCATACAACCCAGGACCATACAACCAGGGGCCTCCAGGACCTCA tGGTCCTCCTGCTCCTTATCAGCCCCAAGGATGGGGCAACGGCTACCCACACTGGCAGCAGGGCCAGCCTGATCCAA ATAAAGCGGCAGCCGATGCCAACGCAGCTGCATGGGCAGCATACTACGCTCAGTACAGTCAACAGCCGCAGGCTCCCATGACCCCGACCAGCGGCGCTCCTGGAACGAGTCAAACCAACGGCCAAG GTGACCCACAGGCTGCAGGTCAGAGTGGACAGGCAGATTACACCAAGGCGTGGGAGGAATATTACAAGAAAATGG GTCAACAGAGTCAACAACCTCAGGACTACACGAAAGCCTGGGAGGAGTATTATAAGAAACAAG
- the fubp1 gene encoding far upstream element-binding protein 1 isoform X8: MKPAILSRRGGDWRRAADMADYSSVAPPSSNAGGGMNDAFKDALQRARQIAAKIGGDGVAAPPSNEFGYGGQKRPLEDADQPETKKVATNDAFSAMGGMGGPPRSSSEEFKVPDGMVGFIIGRGGEQISRLQQESGCKIQIAPDSGGMPDRSVTLTGGPESIQTAKRLLTEIVEKGRPAPAFHHNDGPGMTVQEIMVPASKAGLVIGKGGETIKSLQERAGVKMVMIQDGPQNTGADKPLRISGEPFKVQQAKEMVMELIRDQGFREQRGEYGSRIGGGDALDVPVPRFAVGIVIGRNGEMIKKIQNDTGVRIQFKPDDGSTPDRIAQIMGPPDQAQHAAEIISDLLRSVQAGGPPGHGGGRGRGRGQGNWNMGPPGGLQEFTFTVPTMKTGLIIGKGGETIKGISQQSGARIELQRNPPPNADPNIKMFTVRGSPQQIDYARQLVEEKIGGPVTPMGGPHGPPGPHGGPGPHGPPGPPGPPGAPMGPYNPGPYNQGPPGPHGPPAPYQPQGWGNGYPHWQQGQPDPNKAAADANAAAWAAYYAQYSQQPQAPMTPTSGAPGTSQTNGQGDPQAAGQSGQADYTKAWEEYYKKMGQQSQQPQDYTKAWEEYYKKQGQAAPQAAAAPAASQPGGQPDYSAAWAEYYRQQAAYYGTANPQTMGAAPQAPQGLQGSSDGSD; encoded by the exons ATGAAACCCGCCATCTTGTCGCGCCGAGGAGGAGATTGGAGAAGAGCAGCAGATATGGCAGACTACAGCAGCGTGGCCCCTCCGTCCTCTAATGCCGGTGGCGGTATGAACGATGCTTTTAAAGACGCTCTACAACGAGCACGACAG ATCGCAGCGAAAATTGGCGGCGATGGCGTAGCGGCACCACCATCAAACGAGTTTGGTTATGGAGGCCAGAAAAGGCCCCTGGAGGACGCTG ACCAACCAGAGACAAAGAAAGTGGCTACAAATGATG CCTTTTCAGCAATGGGAGGAATGGGTGGACCTCCGAG GTCGTCATCGGAAGAATTTAAGGTTCCAGATGGGATGGTTGGATTCA TTATTGGAAGAGGAGGCGAACAGATATCACGTCTGCAGCAAGAGTCTGGCTGTAAAATACAGATTGCCCCTG ACAGTGGAGGCATGCCAGATAGGTCAGTGACATTAACAGGAGGCCCAGAATCAATTCA GACTGCAAAACGGTTACTAACAGAAATAGTTGAGAAGGGACGTCCAGCTCCAGCTTTTCATCACAACGATGGTCCAGGAATGACGGTTCAGGAGATCATGGTGCCTGCATCCAAAGCAGGCCTCGTCAtaggaaaaggaggagaaacCATCAAAAGCCTTCAG GAACGAGCTGGGGTGAAGATGGTCATGATCCAAGATGGACCCCAAAACACAGGTGCAGACAAGCCACTCCGTATTTCAGGAGAACCGTTTAAAGTTCAG CAAGCCAAAGAGATGGTGATGGAGCTGATCAGAGACCAGGGCTTCAGGGAGCAACGGGGCGAGTATGGTTCCAGGATCGGAGGAGGAGACGCCTTAGAT gTTCCTGTCCCACGATTTGCTGTAGGAATTGTTATTGGTAGGAACGGAGAAATGATCAAGAAAATACAGAATGACACAGGCGTTAGGATTCAATTCAAACCAG ATGATGGCAGCACACCAGACAGGATAGCACAGATCATGGGTCCCCCTGACCAGGCGCAACATGCGGCAGAAATCATTTCCGACTTGCTGAGGAGCGTCCAGGCTGGAGGACCCCCGGGgcatggaggtggaagaggacgTGGGCGTGGGCAGGGCAACTGGAACATGGGCCCTCCTGGTGGCCTGCAGGAGTTTACCTTCACAGTCCCAACCATGAAGACTGGCCTCATCATTGGAAAAG GCGGTGAGACAATCAAGGGCATCAGCCAGCAGTCTGGAGCCAGAATCGAACTACAACGGAATCCCCCACCCAATGCTGATCCCAACATCAAGATGTTTACTGTCAGAGGCTCCCCCCAACAGATCGACTACGCCAGGCAGCTGGTGGAGGAGAAAATTGGG GGACCAGTTACTCCGATGGGTGGCCCACATGGCCCTCCTGGTCCACACGGAGGACCAGGCCCTCATGGTCCTCCAGGACCACCTGGACCCCCTGGAGCTCCCATGGGTCCATACAACCCAGGACCATACAACCAGGGGCCTCCAGGACCTCA tGGTCCTCCTGCTCCTTATCAGCCCCAAGGATGGGGCAACGGCTACCCACACTGGCAGCAGGGCCAGCCTGATCCAA ATAAAGCGGCAGCCGATGCCAACGCAGCTGCATGGGCAGCATACTACGCTCAGTACAGTCAACAGCCGCAGGCTCCCATGACCCCGACCAGCGGCGCTCCTGGAACGAGTCAAACCAACGGCCAAG GTGACCCACAGGCTGCAGGTCAGAGTGGACAGGCAGATTACACCAAGGCGTGGGAGGAATATTACAAGAAAATGG GTCAACAGAGTCAACAACCTCAGGACTACACGAAAGCCTGGGAGGAGTATTATAAGAAACAAG
- the fubp1 gene encoding far upstream element-binding protein 1 isoform X4 has protein sequence MKPAILSRRGGDWRRAADMADYSSVAPPSSNAGGGMNDAFKDALQRARQIAAKIGGDGVAAPPSNEFGYGGQKRPLEDADQPETKKVATNDAFSAMGGMGGPPRSSSEEFKVPDGMVGFIIGRGGEQISRLQQESGCKIQIAPDSGGMPDRSVTLTGGPESIQTAKRLLTEIVEKGRPAPAFHHNDGPGMTVQEIMVPASKAGLVIGKGGETIKSLQERAGVKMVMIQDGPQNTGADKPLRISGEPFKVQQAKEMVMELIRDQGFREQRGEYGSRIGGGDALDVPVPRFAVGIVIGRNGEMIKKIQNDTGVRIQFKPDDGSTPDRIAQIMGPPDQAQHAAEIISDLLRSVQAGGPPGHGGGRGRGRGQGNWNMGPPGGLQEFTFTVPTMKTGLIIGKGGETIKGISQQSGARIELQRNPPPNADPNIKMFTVRGSPQQIDYARQLVEEKIGGPVTPMGGPHGPPGPHGGPGPHGPPGPPGPPGAPMGPYNPGPYNQGPPGPHGPPAPYQPQGWGNGYPHWQQGQPDPTKTDFSPDKAAADANAAAWAAYYAQYSQQPQAPMTPTSGAPGTSQTNGQGDPQAAGQSGQADYTKAWEEYYKKMGQQSQQPQDYTKAWEEYYKKQGQAAPQAAAAPAASQPGGQPDYSAAWAEYYRQQAAYYGTANPQTMGAAPQAPQGLQGSSDGSD, from the exons ATGAAACCCGCCATCTTGTCGCGCCGAGGAGGAGATTGGAGAAGAGCAGCAGATATGGCAGACTACAGCAGCGTGGCCCCTCCGTCCTCTAATGCCGGTGGCGGTATGAACGATGCTTTTAAAGACGCTCTACAACGAGCACGACAG ATCGCAGCGAAAATTGGCGGCGATGGCGTAGCGGCACCACCATCAAACGAGTTTGGTTATGGAGGCCAGAAAAGGCCCCTGGAGGACGCTG ACCAACCAGAGACAAAGAAAGTGGCTACAAATGATG CCTTTTCAGCAATGGGAGGAATGGGTGGACCTCCGAG GTCGTCATCGGAAGAATTTAAGGTTCCAGATGGGATGGTTGGATTCA TTATTGGAAGAGGAGGCGAACAGATATCACGTCTGCAGCAAGAGTCTGGCTGTAAAATACAGATTGCCCCTG ACAGTGGAGGCATGCCAGATAGGTCAGTGACATTAACAGGAGGCCCAGAATCAATTCA GACTGCAAAACGGTTACTAACAGAAATAGTTGAGAAGGGACGTCCAGCTCCAGCTTTTCATCACAACGATGGTCCAGGAATGACGGTTCAGGAGATCATGGTGCCTGCATCCAAAGCAGGCCTCGTCAtaggaaaaggaggagaaacCATCAAAAGCCTTCAG GAACGAGCTGGGGTGAAGATGGTCATGATCCAAGATGGACCCCAAAACACAGGTGCAGACAAGCCACTCCGTATTTCAGGAGAACCGTTTAAAGTTCAG CAAGCCAAAGAGATGGTGATGGAGCTGATCAGAGACCAGGGCTTCAGGGAGCAACGGGGCGAGTATGGTTCCAGGATCGGAGGAGGAGACGCCTTAGAT gTTCCTGTCCCACGATTTGCTGTAGGAATTGTTATTGGTAGGAACGGAGAAATGATCAAGAAAATACAGAATGACACAGGCGTTAGGATTCAATTCAAACCAG ATGATGGCAGCACACCAGACAGGATAGCACAGATCATGGGTCCCCCTGACCAGGCGCAACATGCGGCAGAAATCATTTCCGACTTGCTGAGGAGCGTCCAGGCTGGAGGACCCCCGGGgcatggaggtggaagaggacgTGGGCGTGGGCAGGGCAACTGGAACATGGGCCCTCCTGGTGGCCTGCAGGAGTTTACCTTCACAGTCCCAACCATGAAGACTGGCCTCATCATTGGAAAAG GCGGTGAGACAATCAAGGGCATCAGCCAGCAGTCTGGAGCCAGAATCGAACTACAACGGAATCCCCCACCCAATGCTGATCCCAACATCAAGATGTTTACTGTCAGAGGCTCCCCCCAACAGATCGACTACGCCAGGCAGCTGGTGGAGGAGAAAATTGGG GGACCAGTTACTCCGATGGGTGGCCCACATGGCCCTCCTGGTCCACACGGAGGACCAGGCCCTCATGGTCCTCCAGGACCACCTGGACCCCCTGGAGCTCCCATGGGTCCATACAACCCAGGACCATACAACCAGGGGCCTCCAGGACCTCA tGGTCCTCCTGCTCCTTATCAGCCCCAAGGATGGGGCAACGGCTACCCACACTGGCAGCAGGGCCAGCCTGATCCAA CCAAAACTGATTTTTCTCCAGATAAAGCGGCAGCCGATGCCAACGCAGCTGCATGGGCAGCATACTACGCTCAGTACAGTCAACAGCCGCAGGCTCCCATGACCCCGACCAGCGGCGCTCCTGGAACGAGTCAAACCAACGGCCAAG GTGACCCACAGGCTGCAGGTCAGAGTGGACAGGCAGATTACACCAAGGCGTGGGAGGAATATTACAAGAAAATGG GTCAACAGAGTCAACAACCTCAGGACTACACGAAAGCCTGGGAGGAGTATTATAAGAAACAAG
- the fubp1 gene encoding far upstream element-binding protein 1 isoform X6 codes for MKPAILSRRGGDWRRAADMADYSSVAPPSSNAGGGMNDAFKDALQRARQIAAKIGGDGVAAPPSNEFGYGGQKRPLEDAGGYFPMPNLNIDQPETKKVATNDAFSAMGGMGGPPRSSSEEFKVPDGMVGFIIGRGGEQISRLQQESGCKIQIAPDSGGMPDRSVTLTGGPESIQTAKRLLTEIVEKGRPAPAFHHNDGPGMTVQEIMVPASKAGLVIGKGGETIKSLQERAGVKMVMIQDGPQNTGADKPLRISGEPFKVQQAKEMVMELIRDQGFREQRGEYGSRIGGGDALDVPVPRFAVGIVIGRNGEMIKKIQNDTGVRIQFKPDDGSTPDRIAQIMGPPDQAQHAAEIISDLLRSVQAGGPPGHGGGRGRGRGQGNWNMGPPGGLQEFTFTVPTMKTGLIIGKGGETIKGISQQSGARIELQRNPPPNADPNIKMFTVRGSPQQIDYARQLVEEKIGGPVTPMGGPHGPPGPHGGPGPHGPPGPPGPPGAPMGPYNPGPYNQGPPGPHGPPAPYQPQGWGNGYPHWQQGQPDPNKAAADANAAAWAAYYAQYSQQPQAPMTPTSGAPGTSQTNGQGQQSQQPQDYTKAWEEYYKKQGQAAPQAAAAPAASQPGGQPDYSAAWAEYYRQQAAYYGTANPQTMGAAPQAPQGLQGSSDGSD; via the exons ATGAAACCCGCCATCTTGTCGCGCCGAGGAGGAGATTGGAGAAGAGCAGCAGATATGGCAGACTACAGCAGCGTGGCCCCTCCGTCCTCTAATGCCGGTGGCGGTATGAACGATGCTTTTAAAGACGCTCTACAACGAGCACGACAG ATCGCAGCGAAAATTGGCGGCGATGGCGTAGCGGCACCACCATCAAACGAGTTTGGTTATGGAGGCCAGAAAAGGCCCCTGGAGGACGCTGGTGGGTATTTTCCCATGCCTAACCTGAATATCG ACCAACCAGAGACAAAGAAAGTGGCTACAAATGATG CCTTTTCAGCAATGGGAGGAATGGGTGGACCTCCGAG GTCGTCATCGGAAGAATTTAAGGTTCCAGATGGGATGGTTGGATTCA TTATTGGAAGAGGAGGCGAACAGATATCACGTCTGCAGCAAGAGTCTGGCTGTAAAATACAGATTGCCCCTG ACAGTGGAGGCATGCCAGATAGGTCAGTGACATTAACAGGAGGCCCAGAATCAATTCA GACTGCAAAACGGTTACTAACAGAAATAGTTGAGAAGGGACGTCCAGCTCCAGCTTTTCATCACAACGATGGTCCAGGAATGACGGTTCAGGAGATCATGGTGCCTGCATCCAAAGCAGGCCTCGTCAtaggaaaaggaggagaaacCATCAAAAGCCTTCAG GAACGAGCTGGGGTGAAGATGGTCATGATCCAAGATGGACCCCAAAACACAGGTGCAGACAAGCCACTCCGTATTTCAGGAGAACCGTTTAAAGTTCAG CAAGCCAAAGAGATGGTGATGGAGCTGATCAGAGACCAGGGCTTCAGGGAGCAACGGGGCGAGTATGGTTCCAGGATCGGAGGAGGAGACGCCTTAGAT gTTCCTGTCCCACGATTTGCTGTAGGAATTGTTATTGGTAGGAACGGAGAAATGATCAAGAAAATACAGAATGACACAGGCGTTAGGATTCAATTCAAACCAG ATGATGGCAGCACACCAGACAGGATAGCACAGATCATGGGTCCCCCTGACCAGGCGCAACATGCGGCAGAAATCATTTCCGACTTGCTGAGGAGCGTCCAGGCTGGAGGACCCCCGGGgcatggaggtggaagaggacgTGGGCGTGGGCAGGGCAACTGGAACATGGGCCCTCCTGGTGGCCTGCAGGAGTTTACCTTCACAGTCCCAACCATGAAGACTGGCCTCATCATTGGAAAAG GCGGTGAGACAATCAAGGGCATCAGCCAGCAGTCTGGAGCCAGAATCGAACTACAACGGAATCCCCCACCCAATGCTGATCCCAACATCAAGATGTTTACTGTCAGAGGCTCCCCCCAACAGATCGACTACGCCAGGCAGCTGGTGGAGGAGAAAATTGGG GGACCAGTTACTCCGATGGGTGGCCCACATGGCCCTCCTGGTCCACACGGAGGACCAGGCCCTCATGGTCCTCCAGGACCACCTGGACCCCCTGGAGCTCCCATGGGTCCATACAACCCAGGACCATACAACCAGGGGCCTCCAGGACCTCA tGGTCCTCCTGCTCCTTATCAGCCCCAAGGATGGGGCAACGGCTACCCACACTGGCAGCAGGGCCAGCCTGATCCAA ATAAAGCGGCAGCCGATGCCAACGCAGCTGCATGGGCAGCATACTACGCTCAGTACAGTCAACAGCCGCAGGCTCCCATGACCCCGACCAGCGGCGCTCCTGGAACGAGTCAAACCAACGGCCAAG GTCAACAGAGTCAACAACCTCAGGACTACACGAAAGCCTGGGAGGAGTATTATAAGAAACAAG
- the fubp1 gene encoding far upstream element-binding protein 1 isoform X1, translated as MKPAILSRRGGDWRRAADMADYSSVAPPSSNAGGGMNDAFKDALQRARQIAAKIGGDGVAAPPSNEFGYGGQKRPLEDAGGYFPMPNLNIDQPETKKVATNDAFSAMGGMGGPPRSSSEEFKVPDGMVGFIIGRGGEQISRLQQESGCKIQIAPDSGGMPDRSVTLTGGPESIQTAKRLLTEIVEKGRPAPAFHHNDGPGMTVQEIMVPASKAGLVIGKGGETIKSLQERAGVKMVMIQDGPQNTGADKPLRISGEPFKVQQAKEMVMELIRDQGFREQRGEYGSRIGGGDALDVPVPRFAVGIVIGRNGEMIKKIQNDTGVRIQFKPDDGSTPDRIAQIMGPPDQAQHAAEIISDLLRSVQAGGPPGHGGGRGRGRGQGNWNMGPPGGLQEFTFTVPTMKTGLIIGKGGETIKGISQQSGARIELQRNPPPNADPNIKMFTVRGSPQQIDYARQLVEEKIGGPVTPMGGPHGPPGPHGGPGPHGPPGPPGPPGAPMGPYNPGPYNQGPPGPHGPPAPYQPQGWGNGYPHWQQGQPDPTKTDFSPDKAAADANAAAWAAYYAQYSQQPQAPMTPTSGAPGTSQTNGQGDPQAAGQSGQADYTKAWEEYYKKMGQQSQQPQDYTKAWEEYYKKQGQAAPQAAAAPAASQPGGQPDYSAAWAEYYRQQAAYYGTANPQTMGAAPQAPQGLQGSSDGSD; from the exons ATGAAACCCGCCATCTTGTCGCGCCGAGGAGGAGATTGGAGAAGAGCAGCAGATATGGCAGACTACAGCAGCGTGGCCCCTCCGTCCTCTAATGCCGGTGGCGGTATGAACGATGCTTTTAAAGACGCTCTACAACGAGCACGACAG ATCGCAGCGAAAATTGGCGGCGATGGCGTAGCGGCACCACCATCAAACGAGTTTGGTTATGGAGGCCAGAAAAGGCCCCTGGAGGACGCTGGTGGGTATTTTCCCATGCCTAACCTGAATATCG ACCAACCAGAGACAAAGAAAGTGGCTACAAATGATG CCTTTTCAGCAATGGGAGGAATGGGTGGACCTCCGAG GTCGTCATCGGAAGAATTTAAGGTTCCAGATGGGATGGTTGGATTCA TTATTGGAAGAGGAGGCGAACAGATATCACGTCTGCAGCAAGAGTCTGGCTGTAAAATACAGATTGCCCCTG ACAGTGGAGGCATGCCAGATAGGTCAGTGACATTAACAGGAGGCCCAGAATCAATTCA GACTGCAAAACGGTTACTAACAGAAATAGTTGAGAAGGGACGTCCAGCTCCAGCTTTTCATCACAACGATGGTCCAGGAATGACGGTTCAGGAGATCATGGTGCCTGCATCCAAAGCAGGCCTCGTCAtaggaaaaggaggagaaacCATCAAAAGCCTTCAG GAACGAGCTGGGGTGAAGATGGTCATGATCCAAGATGGACCCCAAAACACAGGTGCAGACAAGCCACTCCGTATTTCAGGAGAACCGTTTAAAGTTCAG CAAGCCAAAGAGATGGTGATGGAGCTGATCAGAGACCAGGGCTTCAGGGAGCAACGGGGCGAGTATGGTTCCAGGATCGGAGGAGGAGACGCCTTAGAT gTTCCTGTCCCACGATTTGCTGTAGGAATTGTTATTGGTAGGAACGGAGAAATGATCAAGAAAATACAGAATGACACAGGCGTTAGGATTCAATTCAAACCAG ATGATGGCAGCACACCAGACAGGATAGCACAGATCATGGGTCCCCCTGACCAGGCGCAACATGCGGCAGAAATCATTTCCGACTTGCTGAGGAGCGTCCAGGCTGGAGGACCCCCGGGgcatggaggtggaagaggacgTGGGCGTGGGCAGGGCAACTGGAACATGGGCCCTCCTGGTGGCCTGCAGGAGTTTACCTTCACAGTCCCAACCATGAAGACTGGCCTCATCATTGGAAAAG GCGGTGAGACAATCAAGGGCATCAGCCAGCAGTCTGGAGCCAGAATCGAACTACAACGGAATCCCCCACCCAATGCTGATCCCAACATCAAGATGTTTACTGTCAGAGGCTCCCCCCAACAGATCGACTACGCCAGGCAGCTGGTGGAGGAGAAAATTGGG GGACCAGTTACTCCGATGGGTGGCCCACATGGCCCTCCTGGTCCACACGGAGGACCAGGCCCTCATGGTCCTCCAGGACCACCTGGACCCCCTGGAGCTCCCATGGGTCCATACAACCCAGGACCATACAACCAGGGGCCTCCAGGACCTCA tGGTCCTCCTGCTCCTTATCAGCCCCAAGGATGGGGCAACGGCTACCCACACTGGCAGCAGGGCCAGCCTGATCCAA CCAAAACTGATTTTTCTCCAGATAAAGCGGCAGCCGATGCCAACGCAGCTGCATGGGCAGCATACTACGCTCAGTACAGTCAACAGCCGCAGGCTCCCATGACCCCGACCAGCGGCGCTCCTGGAACGAGTCAAACCAACGGCCAAG GTGACCCACAGGCTGCAGGTCAGAGTGGACAGGCAGATTACACCAAGGCGTGGGAGGAATATTACAAGAAAATGG GTCAACAGAGTCAACAACCTCAGGACTACACGAAAGCCTGGGAGGAGTATTATAAGAAACAAG